A stretch of Christensenellaceae bacterium DNA encodes these proteins:
- a CDS encoding HicB family protein — translation MKYVYTAIFEPQESGGYLVRVPDVLGCVTSGKDITEAMELAKDALAGCLCSAEDHGYPIATSTLPGALDVPDGAFAALIDVDTNQYRAETDNRSVRKNVSIPAWMETRAERAGISLSQTLQEALRKKIG, via the coding sequence ATGAAATACGTATACACGGCGATATTTGAGCCGCAGGAAAGCGGAGGGTATCTTGTAAGGGTTCCCGATGTCCTTGGCTGCGTAACCAGCGGAAAAGATATAACCGAAGCTATGGAGTTAGCTAAGGATGCTCTAGCTGGCTGTCTGTGCTCCGCAGAGGATCACGGCTACCCAATCGCGACCTCTACGCTGCCGGGTGCTTTAGACGTACCAGATGGCGCATTTGCCGCGCTGATCGACGTTGACACAAACCAGTATAGAGCCGAAACGGATAACCGCAGCGTTCGTAAAAACGTCTCTATTCCTGCGTGGATGGAAACACGGGCCGAGCGTGCAGGAATAAGCCTGTCACAGACGCTACAGGAAGCATTGAGAAAGAAAATCGGATAA
- a CDS encoding antitoxin HicB: MKKKNTYIFPAVFTYEDGFEIAVTFPDLPGCATCGENEVEALEMAKEALGGHLYCMENAGENIPVPSSLKDLAIESNERAVLVDVFMPTVRFSEENKSVNRTVTLPAWLNAAAVEKGVNFSQALQHAIIEQLGIDDQKKAI, encoded by the coding sequence ATGAAAAAGAAAAATACATATATATTCCCTGCTGTATTCACATATGAGGACGGATTTGAGATCGCCGTGACCTTCCCCGATCTTCCAGGGTGCGCTACATGCGGGGAAAATGAAGTTGAAGCACTTGAAATGGCAAAAGAAGCTTTAGGCGGACATTTATATTGTATGGAGAATGCAGGCGAAAATATCCCCGTCCCTTCATCCTTAAAGGATTTAGCCATCGAGAGCAACGAGCGCGCTGTGTTGGTAGACGTATTTATGCCTACGGTGCGTTTCTCTGAGGAAAACAAGTCCGTAAACCGAACTGTGACGCTCCCCGCGTGGCTTAATGCAGCAGCCGTTGAAAAAGGCGTTAATTTTTCGCAAGCATTACAGCACGCCATTATCGAGCAATTGGGCATTGACGATCAGAAAAAGGCTATCTAG
- a CDS encoding addiction module toxin, HicA family protein — translation MKIYSSKELIKMLLDDGWYEVRVKGSHHHFQHNTKIGTVTIPHPKKSLPPKTAKSILEQAGLV, via the coding sequence ATGAAAATATATAGTTCAAAGGAACTCATCAAAATGCTTTTGGATGATGGATGGTATGAGGTAAGGGTGAAAGGGAGCCACCACCATTTCCAACACAACACAAAGATTGGAACAGTAACGATTCCGCACCCAAAGAAAAGCCTCCCTCCAAAGACCGCAAAGAGTATATTAGAACAAGCGGGGCTGGTATAA
- a CDS encoding addiction module protein — MYDAQLTKRAFKDYAKLKQAGILKKAGELINILKQNPFQNPPPYEKLVGDLQGYYSRRINVQHRLVYSVDKDAQIVVIRSMWTHYE, encoded by the coding sequence ATGTACGATGCGCAATTGACAAAACGAGCCTTCAAGGATTATGCAAAATTGAAACAGGCGGGTATACTGAAAAAGGCCGGAGAGCTAATTAATATTTTAAAGCAAAATCCCTTCCAGAATCCCCCGCCTTACGAAAAGCTTGTAGGCGACTTGCAAGGCTATTACAGCCGTCGTATCAATGTACAGCATAGATTGGTCTACTCAGTGGATAAAGACGCTCAAATCGTCGTTATACGCAGCATGTGGACGCATTACGAATGA